The genomic window GGTGAGCCTGGCGCACCGGCTCCCGGCTGTCAGCCCGAAGCGGTGAGGTCGGCGTGCTGCCGGACCCAGGCGTGCATGGCGATGCCCGCCGCGACGCCGGCGTTGATGGACCGGGTCGAGCCGAACTGGGCGATGGACAGGACGTCACCGGCGACCTCCCGGGCCTCCGCCGTCAGCCCGCTGCCCTCCTGGCCGAACAGGAGCACGCAGGCCCGCGGGAGGGCGGCGGTCTCCAGGGGCCGGGCGCCGGGCAGGTTGTCGACGGCGAGCACCGGCAGTCCCCGCTCGCGCGCCCAGGCGCCGAGCGCGGCCGCGTCGGGGTGGTGCCGCACGGACAGGTACCTGTCGGTCACCATGGCGCCGCGGCGGTTCCACCGCTTCTTCCCGACGACGTGCACCTCGGCGGCGAGGAAGGCGTTGGCCGTGCGCACGACGGTCCCGATGTTCAGGTCGTGGCGCCAGTTCTCGATGGCGACGTGGAAGGCGTGCCGGCGCGGGTCGAGGTCGGCGACGATCGCCTCGACCGTCCAGTAGCGGTACCGGTCGACGACGTTGCGCCGGTCGCCGGCGGCGAGCAGCTCGGGGTCGTAGCGCCGGTCCTCCGGCCACGGCCCCTCCCACGGCCCCACCCCGACCGTGTCGAGCGGGAGGGGGTCCCGTTCCGTCTCCGCCACGAGGCCGACGCTAACGGGCCGCCCGCCGCCGCCCGGCCGCGCCTCCGGCGCGCGCCCGGATCCGTCCGGCACGATGGCCACTCCACGGGGTGAGTGAAACATGACGGTGAGTGACTGCGAGGTGGGATGACGGCGCACCAGGACGACGAGCCGCGCGACGACCTCGGCGGGGTCGCGATCCCGGTCCACCCGGTGGGGGCGGCGGAGGACGCGCCACCGCCACCGGACGTGTGGCGGGACTGGCTGCCCGAGTGGGTCAACCAGCCGGAGCCCCTGCCCGAGCCCGCGCCGGAGTCCCTGCCGCAGCCGGCGGCCGAGGTCGTGGTGCTCGCGCCCGCGGACGGTGACCCGGCGGACGACGGCCCGGGAGCCGGGACCGACGAGGCGCCCGGCGACAACGGGGCTCCCGGGGCCGTCGCTGTCGAGGACGTCGCTGTCGGGGACGTCGCTGTCGGGGACGTCGCTGTCGGGGACGTCGCTGTCGGGGACGTCGCCGTCGGGGACGTCGCCGTCGAGGACGCCCGTCCCGGCGACGGCGCGCAGGAGGAGCCCGCCCTCGAGGACGACGTGCCGGAGGCTGCCGGGGAGGACGACCCGGCAGGTGCCGGCGCACCCCTCCCGGTCCCCGGCTGGGACGTGGTCCCCGAGGCCGGCGCGCCGGAGACGGTGCTCGCCGCCGCCGGCCCGGGCGCCGTCGAGGTCGTGCGGCCGCAGGTCGTCGTCGGCCCCCGCGTGCGGCCGCGGCGCCGGCTGGGCCTCACGCTGGTGGCGGTGCTGGTGGCCGTCGGCGCGGTGGCGGGCGCGGCTCTGGCGGCGGGCTCGTCGTCCGGTGCGGTCCCGACCGCGGCCGTGCAGTCCTCGCCCACGGCGGGCCCCTCGCCCTCCCGCACCGCGACGCCTCCCCGGCCGCCCGTGGCCGTCGCCGTCCCCGCCCCGACGACCACGCCCGTGCCGCAGCCGGTCGAGCCCACGCAGGAGGTCGTCGACGACCCCGTCCCGGTGCCCGTCCGCGCTCCGTCGTCACCGGTGACCCCACCGGCGACGGTCCCGCAGCCGGTGCCGGAGGTCGTCGTCCCGCCGGCGCCGGACGCTCTCCCGGCCGCCCCGCCCGTCGCGCAGCCGGTCGAACCCGTGGTCCCCGACGGGACCACCGTGGACCCGGTCGTGGTCCTCCCGCCGCCCGTGACGCCGACGGAGGACCCCGTCGTGGAGGAGCTCCCGACGCCCGGCCCGCCGCCGACCACCACGGCACCGGAGACGACGACGCCGCCGACCACGCCCTCCGAGACGACCGACGAGCCCCCGACGGGCACGGAGGACGGCGAGGCGACCGTTCCGCCGACGCCCACGCCGACGCCCACGGCGGCACCGGAGACGACGACGGCCGGCGACCGGAGGCCCTGAGCGAGCGACCTCACCCGCAGCGCGGCCCACGCGCCGCGCACGGGTGGGACCATGGAGACGCCATGACTGTCCTGCCGCTCGTCCTCGACGCCCCCCGCCGGGGCAAGCCGCCGCGCCACCTCGCCGACCTGACCCGCGAGGAGGCGCGCGCCGCCGTCTCCGGGATCGGGCAGCCGGCCTTCCGCGCCGACCAGCTCGCCCGGCACTTCTTCCGGGGCACCACCGACCCGGCGCAGATGACCGACGTGCCGGCCGCGGTGCGCGAGACGCTGACCGACGCGCTGCTGCCGGGGCTGCTCACGCCGGTCCGCCACCAGTCGGCCGACGGCGGGCGCACCCGCAAGACCCTGTGGCGGCTGCACGACGGCGCGCTGGTCGAGAGCGTGCTCATGCGCTATCCCGACCGCGCCACCGTGTGCATCTCCAGCCAGGCCGGCTGCGGGATGGCCTGCCCGTTCTGCGCCACCGGGCAGCAGGGGCTGACCCGCAACCTCTCCGCGGCCGAGATCATCGGGCAGGCGGTCGCGGCCGCCGCGGCGATGGCCTCCGGCGAGATCCCCGGCGGCCCGGGCCGGCTGTCCAACGTGGTCTTCATGGGCATGGGCGAGCCGCTGGCCAACTACGCGCGCGTGCGCCGGACCCTCGACGCGCTGCTGTCCCCCGCCCCCTGGGGTCTCGGCCTGTCGCAGCGGTCGGTCACCGTCTCCACGGTGGGCCTGGTGCCGGCCATCAGGCGGCTCACCGAGGAGGGCCTCAACGTCACCCTCGCGGTGAGCCTGCACGCCCCCGACGACGAGCTGCGCGACACCCTCGTGCCCATCAACACCCGGCACAAGGTGGCCGAGGTCGTCGACGCCGCCGACGCCTACGCCGCCCGCACCGGCCGCCGGTACTCGGTGGAGTACGCGCTGATCCGCGACGTCAACGACCAGCCCGAGCGTGCCGACCTGCTCGGCCGGCTGCTCGCGTCGCGGCTCGCGCACGTCAACCTCATCCCGCTCAACCCGACGCCGGGCAGCCCCTGGGACGCCAGCCCGCTGCCCGCGCAGCGGGAGTTCGTGGCCCGCCTGCGCGCCCACGGCGTGCCGACGACGGTCCGCGACACCCGTGGCCAGGACATCGACGGCGCCTGCGGCCAGCTCGCCGCCGCCGACCGTGCCGACGGCGTCCCGACGGTCGCCACGCCCACCCCCGCGCTCGAGGCCCCGGTGGCACTGGGGGCCGAGGCGGACGCGTGACGTCCGAGCCGCCGGCCGCCGAGGCGCACAGCCACGCCGACGTCTCCGGCGGCTGGCTGCGCGGCGGTCGTCGGCGCCGTGGACGGCCGGGTGACCGACACGGCGCTGGGGAGCCCTCACCGCGGACGGCGGCGGGCTGGGCCGGGTGGTGGCCGGCGCGCTGTCCTCGCGCTCCGCGCCGCGGCCGTGGTGGTCCGCGGGTCTGCGCCAGCTGCTCGTCGGTGCGGTCGCGGCCGGGGGCGACCTACGCGGTCGGCGCGGCCATCGGCGTCACCGCTGCCTGAGCCGCCACCCCCGGCGTCCTACGGGCGCCAGGCGGTGCGCTTGCGGTGCAGGTCCCACAGCAGGAGGACGACGAGCCCCCCGGCGATGGCGAAGAGGAACACGTCCTCCATGCGGCCCTCGTGGTTGCCCCACGTGTAGGACAGCATCACCAGCACGGTGAGCCAGCCGGCGATCTGCGGGGCCTTCCGCATGCGGAGGTGCCACCCCCAGTCCTCGGGGCGCTCCTCCTCGATCGGGTGCTCCCCGGCGCGGACCACGCCCTCCTCGCGGTTGGGCTGGTTGACGCGCGTGGTCAGCGGGTTGTGCTGGCGGACCCCGGGGCCGTGCTGCTCGCTCACGCCCCCATCCTGCCAGCCCGGCCCGCGGGCCACCGGTCGAGGTGGCGGCGCGTCACCCGTCGCAGGACAGGCCCGCCGTGGCGAGGCCGACCGAGGTGTCCGCGGTGGGGTGGCGGGCGAGCGCCGATCCCGTCGGCGGTCCCGCCGGGAGGACGGTGACGGGGCCGAGGTCGGCCCACGCGAGCTCCGCCAGGTCGGCGAGGGACGTGCCGGGGTCCACGGCGAGGGCGCCGGAGGCCGCCCAGGCCACGGCCTGGAGTCGGTCCGGGCGCACGGAGGACCCGCGCACCTGCTCGACGAGGGCGGTGAGGACCGTGCCGGCGGCGCCGGCTCGGCCGTCCGGGTCCACCGGCGCGGCCGCCCAGGCCCCGCCCACCCGGTGCTCGGGGTGACGGGACCGGACGAGGGCCAGCGCGGTCGCGCCGTCGACGTGCTGGGGGCCGGACCGCTCCAGCAGCAGGCCGGCCGGCTCGTCGCGCACGGGCTGGGGGACGTCCACGTCGAGACCGCCGGCGGCGTCGACCACGGCGGCGAAACCGGCCAGGTCCACCGTGACCAGGTGGTCGGTGGGGATCCCGAGCCCGCACAGCGCGTCGACCGTCGCCTGCGCTCCCTCCAGCCAGGTCAGGGCCAGCCGGCCCACCCGGTCGCCGGTCGGCACGACCAGGTCGCGCGGGACCGCCAGGACCGTCGTCCCCGCGTCCGTCTGGTGGACGACCAGGACGACGTCGGCCCGGCTCCCGGGCACGGCCTCCGGGGTGCCGAAGTGCCCGGGGTCGGCGCCCCCGGGCAGGTCGGTGCGCGAGTCCAGGCCGACCAGGACCCAGGTGCGGCCGTCGGAGTCGTCGGCGCCCAGGTGGACGGTGACCTCGCCGATGCGGGCGGAGAGGACGGCCGCGTCGGTCCCGGCGACGGCGAGCAGCAGCACCAGGACGGCGAGGGTGACACGGGGCCACCGCCGCCTCCCGGGACGTGGCCGACGCCGGTCAGGCGGGGCCTGACCGGCGTCGGTGTCGCTCGACGTCGTCACGCTCAGGACCGCGGGGCCTCCGGGGACCGGCGACGGGCGAGGAGGACCAGGCCGCCGCCCACCGCGAGGACACCGGCGCCCAGGCCCAGCGGCAGGCCGATGCTGGCGCCGGTGTAGGCCAGCTCCGGCGAGGTGCCGGCCGCCGCGGCGGTCACGGTGAACGACTCCTGGAAGTAGGTGCCCGCGTCCCCGTCGTAGGTGAAGGTGTGCGTTCCCCCCGGGGTCCCGGCAGGCAGGGTGAAGGTCGCGGTGACCACGCCCTGCGCGTCGGCGGTGAAGACGCCGGCGGTCCACGGGTCGGAGTGCAGGGTGACGGTCACCTCCTCGAACGGCCGGAAGCCGCGGAGGACCTTGACGACGCGCTGCCCCGGGACGGCGCGGTCACCGGTGGCCACGCCGGTGTCCGGGCTGCTCACCCCGGGGGTGTTGGCGGAGGTGCCGCGGATCGTCCCGACCGGCGGGGCCGCGGGCACGGACGACGGCGCGGACGAGGGCGCGGACGAGGGCGCGGACGAGGGCGCGGACGAGGGCGCGGACGACGGGAGCGGGGCGGTGCTGCCGGCGGCCGAGATGGTGACGGTGACCGGCGGGTAGGTCTGGTCGCCGGTGTACCGGTCGCACCCGACGACCATCTGGTAGGTGCCGGGGGTGACGTCGACGTGCGTCGTGAGGGTGAGGGTCCACGTGCCGTCCGGGTTCGCCATCGTCCAGCCACCCTGCTCGGCGCTCTCGAACCAGCTGGAGTACCTGCCGGCGTAGTGGACGTCGGCGACCGGGTAGGGGGCGCCCGCCGGGGGCAGGCAGCCGGAGCCGGAGATCACGATGTGCTCGCCGACCTCGATGGTCGCATCGGCGACCGTGGGCGTCGGGAGACCGGCGGCCAGGGCCGACGGCGCCGTGACCAGGCCGGCGGCGGCAGCGCCGGCGGCGAGCCCTGCGACGGCGCAGAGGCGGAGCGGGGACACGCGGGACATGGGCCCTCCGGGGGCATCGGGGCCCGGTGTCCCCGGGCCGTCGCGACCCACATCGGCACGCTGTCGTTCCGCTGTAGCCCAGATGATCATCTCGGGTCAGGAGTGGCGCCCGGGGCTGCCGGTGCGTACGTGGCGGAGGGCGGGTTGGCAGGATCGCGGCATGAGCGAGCCGCGCGAGGTCACCGTGCTGGGCTCCACCGGCTCGATCGGCCGGCAGGCGATCGCCGTCGCCGAGCAGAACCCCGGCCGGCTGCGGATCACCGCGCTGGCCGCCGGAGGGGGCGACGTCGCCCGGCTGGCCGAGCAGGCGCTGACCCTCGGCGTGCGCACGGTGGCGGTCGCCCGCGCGACCGCGGCCCAGGACCTGCAGCTGGCCTTCTACGCGGCGGCCTCGCAGCGCGGCTGGGCCAAGGGGGAGTACGCGCTGCCGGAGATCCTCGCCGGCCCCCGTGCTGCCGAGGAGCTGGCCGCCCGCCGCACCGACGTCGTCCTCAACGGGATCACCGGCTCCATCGGGCTGGGCCCGACGCTGGCCGCGCTGCGGGCCGGCAACGTCGTCGCCCTGGCCAACAAGGAGTCCCTGGTCGCCGGCGGGGACCTGGTCACCGCCGCGGCCGCGCCCGGCCAGCTCGTGCCGGTGGACTCCGAGCACTCGGCCCTGGCGCAGTGCCTGCGCGGCGGGCGCAGGAGCGAGGTGGCCCGGCTGGTCCTCACCGCCAGCGGCGGCCCGTTCCGCGGGCGCGCCGCGGCCGACCTCGCCGACGTCACGGTCGAGCAGGCGCTGGCGCACCCCACCTGGGACATGGGCCCGGTGGTCACGATCAACTCCGCCACCCTGGTCAACAAGGGCCTGGAGCTCATCGAGGCGCACCTGCTCTTCGGCGTGCCCTACGCCGACATCGACGTCGTGGTGCACCCGCAGTCGATCGTGCACTCGATGGTCACCTTCACCGACGGCGCGACGATCGCCCAGGCCAGCCCGCCCGACATGCGGCTGCCCATCGCGCTCGCGCTGGCCTGGCCCGACCGGCTGCCGCACGTGCAGCCGGCCCTGGACTGGTCGACGGCGAGCACCTGGGAGTTCGCGCCGCTGGACTCCGGGGCCTTCCCGGCGGTGCGGCTCGCCCGCGCGGCGGGTGAGGCCGGCGGCGTCGTCCCGGCGCTGTACAACGCGGCCAACGAGGAGGCGGTCGCGGCCTTCCTCGCCGGGCGGCTGCGTTTCCCGGACGTCGTCGGTCTCGTCGCGCGTACCCTCGACGACGCGCCGGACCTCGGCGCGCCCACCTGCGTGGACGACGTGCTGGCCGCCGAGCGCTGGGCCCGGCAGCACGCCCGCGCCGCCCTTGCCGGAGGTCCCAGCTGAGCACCCTGCTGACCGTCCTCGGGATCGTCGCGTTCGCGATCGGCCTGCTGTTCAGCATCGGCTTCCACGAGTTCGGCCACTTCTACTGGGCGCGGAAGTTCGGCATGCGGGTCCCGCAGTTCATGGTCGGCTTCGGGCCCACCCTGTTCTCCCGCCGCCGCGGCGAGACCGAGTACGGCATCAAGGCCATCCCGCTCGGCGGCTACATCCGCATCGTCGGCATGATCCCGCCGGCCGAGGAGGGCGAGAGCAGGCGCGCCACCCGCATGCGGACGTTCATCGCCGAGGTGCGCGGCCAGGCCCTCGACGACGTCCGGCCCAGCGACGCCGGCCGCGTCTTCTACGCCAAGCCCTGGTGGCAGCGCGTGATCGTCATGTTCGCCGGGCCGTTCCACAACCTGGTGCTCGCGGTCGTCTTCTTCGGCATCACGCTGACGGCGATCGGCACCAACGTCGTCACCACCCAGCTCGACACCGTGCCGGCGTGCGTCGTCCCGGCGGGCGCGGAGAGCATCGCCGTCGCCGCGGAGCAGGACCGCGACGTCTGCGGCATCCCGATCGTCACCAGCGGCGCCGACGCCGGGCAGCTGTGCGAGGCGGGCACCGCGAACTGCGCCGAGCCGGTGCCCAGCCCCGCCGCGGAGGCCGGCCTGCGGCCGGGCGACACGATCGTCGCCGTCGACGGGCAGCAGGTCGACCCCACCGCCTACGACAGCTGGACGACGGTGCAGCAGGCGATCCGCGGCTCGGCGGACCAGCCGCTGTCGCTCACCGTCGAGCGCGACGGCGACCGGCGCGAGCTGACCGTCACGCCGATCGAGAACGTCGTCGCCACCGACGACGGCGAGGGCACGATGACCGCCGGCTACCTCGGGGTCAGCCCGGTGTTCGGGTTCGCCCGCCAGTCGGTGACCGAGCTGCCCGGCTACTTCGGCATGGTCGTGTCCCAGTCGGTGCAGCGGCTGCTGGAGATCCCCGAGCGGGTGCCGCAGCTGTTCCGCGCCGCCTTCCTCGGCGAGGAACGCGACGTCGACGGGCCGATCGGCGTGGTCGGGGTGGGCCGCATCTCCGGCGAGGTGTTCGCCATCCAGGAGTTCAGCGGCGCGGAGAAGCTGAGCTTCTTCCTCAGCCTGCTGGCCAGCGTGAACATGGTGCTGTTCCTGTTCAACCTGCTGCCGGTCTACCCGCTCGACGGCGGGCACGTGGCCGGGGCGCTGTACGAGAAGGCGCGCTCGGTGGTCGCCCGCTGGCGCGGCCGCCCCGACCCCGGCCCGTTCGACATCGCCCGGCTGATGCCGGTCGCCTACGTGGTCGCCGGGTTGTTCATCGCGCTGTCGGGGCTCCTGCTCGTCGCCGACGTCGTCAACCCGATCACCCTGCGGTGAACGGCTCGGGCTCCGCCGGCCGGCCGGCCGGGGCCACGACAGGCAGGCCCGCCCAGCGCCGGGCGACGCCGAGCACCTCGCCCGGCTCGCCGCTGTAGGCCCAGGGGAACTCGTCGAGCGCCCGGCCGATCGCCTCGAGGTGCGGCCGGGCGGCGTCCGCGTCGTCGGCGAGCCAGAACGCGTAGGCCACCACGTTGTGCGCGAAGAGCCGGGCACCCGGCTGCGGTGCACCGTCCGGACCGGCCAGCCACCGCGCCACGCACGCACGGAGCTCGGTGCGAGTCGCGCCCGACGCCATGTGCCGGGCCGCGGCGGCCGGGCCACCCCGGCCGGTCTCCAGCTCCAGGTGGTGCTCGACGTGCGCCATCACCGGCAGCAGGCAGACCGCGGAGCCGTCCGGTGCGTCGGCCGCCAGTTCCCGGGCGGTCCCGAACATGGCCTTCGTCGAGCCCATCCACTTCTCGCACAGCGTCTGCAGGACGGCGAAGGAGCCCTGCACGTGGTGCGGGGCGCGGTCGAACAGGCCCTGCACCCGCCGCTCGAACTCCTCCTGCGGGACCTGCTGACCGCGGGCCATCTGCACGAGCGTGGCCCAGGGCGACGGGTCCTCCGGCGCCAGCTCGACGGCCCGCTCGGCGAGCCGCTCCGCCTGGTCGAGGCCGGTGGCGAACACGCGGAGCTGCTGCTCGCCCGTCTGGTCGGCGTAGGCGGCGCCGCGGGCGGCCCAGGCGCGCTGCAGCGCGAGCTCCGCGCGGACGGCGTGTACCACCGGGTCGGCGGGGCGGGCGGCGAACCACTCCTCGACCCACTGCGAGTCGTGCACCGACTCCTGCGCGAGCACCCGGGTCCGCTCGTACCGCACGTCCGCGTCGCCGGTCGCGCCCAGCAGGGCGGCCGCCTGCTGCCACTCGCCGCGGCGGGCGGCCTGCAGCGCGTGCGCCAGGTCGACGTCGTCACCGACCGGGTCCGGAGCGATGACCTCGTGCGGGGGGAGCTCACCCTCGACCGCGGTGCGGCCGCCGACCACGAAGGTGAGGTACCGGGCGAAGCGCGCGCCGGTCAGCACCAGGACACCGCCGGCGCCGGCGAAACCGGCCTGCACCGGCAGGGCGGTGGTCTCGACCAGTGGCGCGACGACGGCGTACACGAGACCCCAGACGGCGACCAGCGCGGCGGGATAGGCCACGACCAGGCTGATCGCGCGGACCCCGGTGGGGTTGAGGAGGAACGGCGCGTCCGTGCGGATGCCGGCCAGGCGGCCCAGCCGGCTGCCCGCCAGCACGGACATGAAGAGGAAGAGCAGCACGACGACGACGGCGGTGGACGCCACGTTCACGCCGGTGGGGTCGAGGGTCACGCGGCGGACGGTAGGTCGGGATCCCCGCCGCACCGCAGAGCCGCGCCCGGCGGCGCACGTCGGGCGTCACTCCCGTGACAGCAGCACCGTGCCCCGGGGAACGGGGATACTCGTGTCCATGGCCATCCCCGTCGCTCTCGGCATGCCCGCAGTCGGTGCCTCGGTGCCCCCGCCCGTCCTGGCACCGCGCCGGAAGACGCGGCAGCTGGACGTCGGCGGCGTGGGCGTCGGCAGCGACTTCCCGGTCAGCGTGCAGTCGATGACGACCACCAAGACCGCCGACGTCAACGCCACGCTCCAGCAGATCGCCGAGCTCACCGCCTCGGGCTGCCAGATCGTGCGGGTCGCCGTCCCCGACACCGACGACGCCGAGGCGCTGCCCGTCATCGCGAGGAAGTCGCAGATCCCGGTCATCGCCGACATCCACTTCCAGCCGCGCTACGTCTTCGCCGCGATCGACGCCGGCTGCGCGGCGGTCCGGGTCAACCCCGGCAACATCAAGAAGTTCGACGACAAGGTCGGCGAGATCGCCCGGGCGGCCAAGGGCGCCGGCATCCCGATCCGCATCGGCGTCAACGCCGGGTCGCTGGACAAGCGGCTGCTCGCCAAGTACGGCAAGGCCACCCCCGAGGCGCTGGTCGAGTCGGCGCTGTGGGAGTGCTCGCTGTTCGAGGAGCACGACTTCCGCGACATCAAGATCTCGGTCAAGCACAACGACCCGGTGGTCATGGTGCGCGCCTACGAGCTGCTGGCCGCGCAGTGCGACTACCCGCTGCACCTCGGCGTCACCGAGGCCGGTCCCGCCTTCCAGGGCACGATCAAGTCCGCCGTCGCCTTCGGCGCGCTGCTGTCCCAGGGCATCGGCGACACCATCCGCGTCTCCCTCTCCGCCCCGCCGGTCGAGGAGGTCAAGGTCGGCACCCAGATCCTGGAGTCGCTGAACCTGCGCCAGCGCGGCCTGGAGATCGTCAGCTGCCCCTCGTGCGGACGCGCGCAGGTCGACGTCTACAAGCTGGCCAACGAGGTGACCGCCGGCCTCGACGGGCTCGAGGTGCCGCTGCGGGTCGCGGTCATGGGCTGCGTCGTCAACGGTCCCGGCGAGGCCCGCGAGGCCGACCTGGGCGTGGCCTCGGGCAACGGCAAGGGCCAGATCTTCGTCAAGGGCGAGGTCGTCAAGACCGTGCCCGAGTCGCTGATCGTCGAGACCCTCATCGAGGAGGCCATGCGCCTCGCCGGCGAGCACACCGCCGACGACGTCCCCTCCGGCCCGCCCGTCGTCACCGTCGGCTGACCCGGCGCTCTCCACCCCGGCTCCGACGTGCTCCGCTCGCCGACCGCCCGCGTCCTCGACGAGACCGACGAGCCGGCCGTGCGCCGGCTGCTGGCCGCCGACCCCGTCGCGGCCTGCGTGCTCGCCGGGCGGATCGAGGCGGCCGGC from Geodermatophilus normandii includes these protein-coding regions:
- the ispG gene encoding flavodoxin-dependent (E)-4-hydroxy-3-methylbut-2-enyl-diphosphate synthase, producing MAIPVALGMPAVGASVPPPVLAPRRKTRQLDVGGVGVGSDFPVSVQSMTTTKTADVNATLQQIAELTASGCQIVRVAVPDTDDAEALPVIARKSQIPVIADIHFQPRYVFAAIDAGCAAVRVNPGNIKKFDDKVGEIARAAKGAGIPIRIGVNAGSLDKRLLAKYGKATPEALVESALWECSLFEEHDFRDIKISVKHNDPVVMVRAYELLAAQCDYPLHLGVTEAGPAFQGTIKSAVAFGALLSQGIGDTIRVSLSAPPVEEVKVGTQILESLNLRQRGLEIVSCPSCGRAQVDVYKLANEVTAGLDGLEVPLRVAVMGCVVNGPGEAREADLGVASGNGKGQIFVKGEVVKTVPESLIVETLIEEAMRLAGEHTADDVPSGPPVVTVG
- the rlmN gene encoding 23S rRNA (adenine(2503)-C(2))-methyltransferase RlmN; the encoded protein is MTVLPLVLDAPRRGKPPRHLADLTREEARAAVSGIGQPAFRADQLARHFFRGTTDPAQMTDVPAAVRETLTDALLPGLLTPVRHQSADGGRTRKTLWRLHDGALVESVLMRYPDRATVCISSQAGCGMACPFCATGQQGLTRNLSAAEIIGQAVAAAAAMASGEIPGGPGRLSNVVFMGMGEPLANYARVRRTLDALLSPAPWGLGLSQRSVTVSTVGLVPAIRRLTEEGLNVTLAVSLHAPDDELRDTLVPINTRHKVAEVVDAADAYAARTGRRYSVEYALIRDVNDQPERADLLGRLLASRLAHVNLIPLNPTPGSPWDASPLPAQREFVARLRAHGVPTTVRDTRGQDIDGACGQLAAADRADGVPTVATPTPALEAPVALGAEADA
- a CDS encoding pentapeptide repeat-containing protein; amino-acid sequence: MTRRTTAREPGPTRRPATTGLPGPSLSRTSLSGTSLSGTSLSGTSLSGTSPSGTSPSRTPVPATARRRSPPSRTTCRRLPGRTTRQVPAHPSRSPAGTWSPRPARRRRCSPPPARAPSRSCGRRSSSAPACGRGAGWASRWWRCWWPSARWRARLWRRARRPVRSRPRPCSPRPRRAPRPPAPRRLPGRPWPSPSPPRRPRPCRSRSSPRRRSSTTPSRCPSALRRHR
- a CDS encoding TrmH family RNA methyltransferase, producing MAETERDPLPLDTVGVGPWEGPWPEDRRYDPELLAAGDRRNVVDRYRYWTVEAIVADLDPRRHAFHVAIENWRHDLNIGTVVRTANAFLAAEVHVVGKKRWNRRGAMVTDRYLSVRHHPDAAALGAWARERGLPVLAVDNLPGARPLETAALPRACVLLFGQEGSGLTAEAREVAGDVLSIAQFGSTRSINAGVAAGIAMHAWVRQHADLTASG
- a CDS encoding LCP family protein, producing the protein MLLLAVAGTDAAVLSARIGEVTVHLGADDSDGRTWVLVGLDSRTDLPGGADPGHFGTPEAVPGSRADVVLVVHQTDAGTTVLAVPRDLVVPTGDRVGRLALTWLEGAQATVDALCGLGIPTDHLVTVDLAGFAAVVDAAGGLDVDVPQPVRDEPAGLLLERSGPQHVDGATALALVRSRHPEHRVGGAWAAAPVDPDGRAGAAGTVLTALVEQVRGSSVRPDRLQAVAWAASGALAVDPGTSLADLAELAWADLGPVTVLPAGPPTGSALARHPTADTSVGLATAGLSCDG
- a CDS encoding M50 family metallopeptidase, coding for MGLLFSIGFHEFGHFYWARKFGMRVPQFMVGFGPTLFSRRRGETEYGIKAIPLGGYIRIVGMIPPAEEGESRRATRMRTFIAEVRGQALDDVRPSDAGRVFYAKPWWQRVIVMFAGPFHNLVLAVVFFGITLTAIGTNVVTTQLDTVPACVVPAGAESIAVAAEQDRDVCGIPIVTSGADAGQLCEAGTANCAEPVPSPAAEAGLRPGDTIVAVDGQQVDPTAYDSWTTVQQAIRGSADQPLSLTVERDGDRRELTVTPIENVVATDDGEGTMTAGYLGVSPVFGFARQSVTELPGYFGMVVSQSVQRLLEIPERVPQLFRAAFLGEERDVDGPIGVVGVGRISGEVFAIQEFSGAEKLSFFLSLLASVNMVLFLFNLLPVYPLDGGHVAGALYEKARSVVARWRGRPDPGPFDIARLMPVAYVVAGLFIALSGLLLVADVVNPITLR
- a CDS encoding DUF2631 domain-containing protein, which produces MSEQHGPGVRQHNPLTTRVNQPNREEGVVRAGEHPIEEERPEDWGWHLRMRKAPQIAGWLTVLVMLSYTWGNHEGRMEDVFLFAIAGGLVVLLLWDLHRKRTAWRP
- the dxr gene encoding 1-deoxy-D-xylulose-5-phosphate reductoisomerase, encoding MSEPREVTVLGSTGSIGRQAIAVAEQNPGRLRITALAAGGGDVARLAEQALTLGVRTVAVARATAAQDLQLAFYAAASQRGWAKGEYALPEILAGPRAAEELAARRTDVVLNGITGSIGLGPTLAALRAGNVVALANKESLVAGGDLVTAAAAPGQLVPVDSEHSALAQCLRGGRRSEVARLVLTASGGPFRGRAAADLADVTVEQALAHPTWDMGPVVTINSATLVNKGLELIEAHLLFGVPYADIDVVVHPQSIVHSMVTFTDGATIAQASPPDMRLPIALALAWPDRLPHVQPALDWSTASTWEFAPLDSGAFPAVRLARAAGEAGGVVPALYNAANEEAVAAFLAGRLRFPDVVGLVARTLDDAPDLGAPTCVDDVLAAERWARQHARAALAGGPS